GGATGCTGCGCCCGTTCAACATGGCCACCGGCGCGGCCCCGTTCGAGCATCTGCAAGTGGCCGATATCGGTGATGTGCCGATCAACACCTTCGATCTGAAAAAATCGGTCGACATCATCACCGAGCATTATCGCAGCATCCTCGCGCATGGGGCGATTCCGCTGACACTCGGCGGTGATCACACGCTGACATGGCCGATCCTGCGCGCGATCAAGGAACGCCACGGCCCGGTAGCGCTGATCCATGTCGATGCCCATGCCGATATCAATGACACGATGTTCGGCGAAAAGGTGGCGCATGGCTGTCCGTTCCGCCGGGCGTGGGAGGATGGCTGCCTGATCAATGACAAGGTGTTCCAGATCGGGCTGCGCGGCACCGGCTATTCGCCCGCAGATTTCGACTGGGGCCGCGAAAAGGGCTGGACCGTGGTGCAGGCCGAGGCCTGCTGGTGGAAATCGCTGACACCGCTGATGGCCGAGATCCGCGCGAAGATCGGCGATGCGCCGGTCTATCTGACC
The Gemmobacter fulvus genome window above contains:
- the speB gene encoding agmatinase: MTPRFNQPLGGNDMPRFGGPATMMRLPAQETAAGLDACFVGIPMDIGTSNRSGTRLGPRQIRDESRMLRPFNMATGAAPFEHLQVADIGDVPINTFDLKKSVDIITEHYRSILAHGAIPLTLGGDHTLTWPILRAIKERHGPVALIHVDAHADINDTMFGEKVAHGCPFRRAWEDGCLINDKVFQIGLRGTGYSPADFDWGREKGWTVVQAEACWWKSLTPLMAEIRAKIGDAPVYLTYDIDSLDPAFAPGTGTVEVGGLTTWQALEIVRGCAGLNLVGGDLVEVSPPYDPSGNTALIGANLLYEMLCVLPGVPQGAG